Proteins from one Oscillatoria sp. FACHB-1406 genomic window:
- the purB gene encoding adenylosuccinate lyase yields the protein MIERYTLPEMGQLWTDDYKFQTWLQVEIAACEAQAELGYIPQAAVDEIKAKAKFDRARVLEIEEEVRHDVIAFLTNVNEYVGDAGRYIHLGLTSSDVLDTGLALQMVASLNLILESVEELVQVLRYQAQEHRYTIMVGRSHGIHAEPITFGFKLAGWLAEVLRNRDRLVHLRREIGVGKISGAVGTYANVDPRVEAISCQKLGLEPDTASTQVISRDRHANFVQHLALLTATIERFAVEIRNLQRTDVLEVEEYFSKGQKGSSAMPHKRNPIRSERLTGMARVVRASAVAALENVALWHERDISHSSVERVVLPDVCILTHFMLHETSQLVKNLLVYPENMKRNMNVYGGVIFSQRVLLALVEKGLKREEAYKIVQTCAHEAWNRDDGNFRALVSQDATVTKHLSEREIEACFDPKHHLLHIDEIYQRLGI from the coding sequence ATGATCGAACGCTATACCTTGCCCGAAATGGGCCAACTGTGGACTGACGATTACAAATTTCAAACCTGGCTGCAAGTTGAAATAGCAGCTTGTGAAGCACAAGCCGAACTCGGCTATATTCCTCAAGCAGCGGTTGACGAAATTAAAGCCAAAGCAAAGTTCGATCGCGCCCGAGTCTTAGAAATCGAAGAAGAAGTGCGCCACGATGTTATCGCCTTTCTCACCAACGTCAACGAATACGTCGGCGACGCAGGACGCTACATTCACCTCGGCTTAACCAGTTCCGACGTTCTCGATACGGGCTTAGCCTTACAGATGGTTGCCAGCTTAAACCTTATCTTAGAAAGCGTGGAAGAATTGGTGCAAGTCCTGCGCTATCAAGCCCAAGAACACCGCTACACCATTATGGTCGGGCGATCGCACGGCATCCACGCCGAACCGATAACCTTTGGCTTTAAACTCGCCGGATGGCTGGCAGAAGTCCTGCGAAATCGCGATCGCCTCGTCCATTTACGGCGAGAAATTGGCGTGGGCAAAATTTCTGGCGCGGTGGGAACCTATGCAAACGTCGATCCCCGCGTCGAAGCGATCTCCTGCCAAAAACTCGGACTCGAGCCCGATACCGCCTCCACCCAAGTTATTTCCCGAGATCGCCACGCCAACTTCGTCCAACATCTCGCCCTCCTCACTGCAACCATCGAGCGCTTTGCTGTCGAAATTCGCAACCTCCAGCGCACCGACGTTCTTGAAGTCGAAGAATACTTCTCCAAAGGGCAGAAAGGTTCCTCCGCCATGCCCCACAAACGCAACCCGATCCGATCCGAACGCTTGACGGGAATGGCGAGAGTCGTGCGCGCGAGTGCTGTCGCTGCCCTCGAAAATGTTGCCCTCTGGCACGAACGCGATATCTCCCACAGTTCCGTCGAACGAGTCGTTTTGCCCGATGTTTGCATTTTGACTCATTTTATGCTGCACGAGACTTCGCAACTGGTAAAAAACCTTCTGGTTTACCCAGAGAACATGAAACGTAACATGAACGTTTACGGGGGGGTTATTTTCAGCCAGCGCGTCCTGTTAGCCTTAGTTGAAAAAGGATTGAAGCGCGAGGAAGCTTATAAAATCGTCCAAACTTGCGCGCACGAAGCTTGGAATCGCGACGACGGTAATTTTCGCGCTTTGGTAAGTCAAGATGCAACGGTTACAAAGCATTTATCGGAGCGAGAAATAGAAGCCTGTTTCGATCCAAAACACCATCTCTTGCACATTGATGAGATTTACCAACGGCTCGGCATTTAG
- a CDS encoding RNA-binding domain-containing protein: MDREFLLEQLSIGENEELECKASQEHLSKDVWETVSAFANTEGGYIILGISEKKGKFAISGVDNPEKQQKEFWDNHNNPRKLNVPICKSSDVTVETIDEHLLIVIRVPKATRTQRPVYINQNPLTGTYKRNYEGDYLCTQDEVRQMLRDASSEPQDYGILKNFSLNDLDPETLKAFRQRFRSREPDHPWLAGDDQNLLFQLGGWRCDRNTGEQGLTLAGLLMFGRERSITDAFPNYHLDYQEKFSDNPEQRWTHRITLDGKWEANLFNFYYRVYGRLTQDLDVPFQLDRDAIRKGETHVHEALREALANTIIHADYLSTRPIQVTKFRDRFLFANPGRLRIPLESLYEGGLSDARNPNLQKMFQMLGIGDKAGSGFPKILRAWREQQWFTPLVSEKLNVNLITVSLPTVSLIPEEIDKELRSIVGEKYRYLSELDRMILVLAHRLGDINNTDIQCYSKQHPRDIGDRLKDLVESGCLQKYGHGRGTYYSLPDTASSNLLSLIQLPVSSSLNSDRLTESSDRLTESSDRLTESSDRLEQLKAVAEPVRSKGKVNPKQMQDAILKVCQDAFLTQQQLAEVLDRSPHTLRRRYLQDLVKKGLLELRYPDKLTHPAQAYRTKRDSE; this comes from the coding sequence ATGGACAGAGAATTTTTACTCGAACAACTCAGTATCGGCGAAAATGAAGAATTAGAGTGTAAAGCATCTCAAGAGCATCTGTCCAAAGATGTTTGGGAAACCGTCTCAGCCTTTGCTAACACCGAGGGCGGTTACATTATCTTAGGGATTAGCGAGAAAAAAGGAAAGTTTGCGATCTCTGGTGTTGATAACCCAGAAAAACAACAAAAAGAATTTTGGGACAACCACAACAATCCTCGAAAGTTGAATGTTCCCATCTGTAAATCATCCGATGTTACGGTCGAAACCATTGATGAACATTTACTAATCGTCATCAGAGTTCCTAAAGCGACTCGCACTCAACGTCCTGTCTACATTAACCAGAATCCTCTAACAGGAACATACAAACGTAATTACGAGGGAGATTACCTTTGCACCCAGGACGAAGTTCGACAAATGTTGCGAGATGCAAGCAGCGAACCACAGGACTATGGAATTCTCAAAAATTTTTCTCTCAACGATCTCGATCCAGAAACCTTAAAAGCCTTTCGTCAGCGTTTTAGATCTAGAGAACCCGACCATCCTTGGTTAGCTGGAGACGATCAAAATCTTCTTTTCCAATTGGGAGGATGGCGATGCGATCGTAATACAGGAGAACAAGGATTGACACTTGCAGGCTTACTAATGTTTGGACGCGAGCGGAGCATTACAGATGCCTTCCCTAACTATCACTTAGATTACCAAGAAAAATTCTCAGACAATCCAGAGCAACGTTGGACGCACCGAATTACCTTAGATGGAAAATGGGAAGCTAATTTATTTAACTTTTACTATCGCGTCTACGGACGTTTGACTCAAGACTTAGATGTGCCTTTTCAATTAGACAGAGATGCAATTCGTAAAGGAGAAACGCACGTTCACGAAGCTCTGAGAGAAGCATTAGCTAATACTATTATTCATGCGGACTACTTATCAACTCGACCAATACAAGTTACTAAGTTTAGAGACCGTTTCTTATTTGCCAATCCAGGTCGTCTTAGAATTCCCCTCGAAAGTCTCTATGAAGGAGGGTTAAGCGATGCTCGAAATCCCAACCTTCAGAAAATGTTTCAAATGCTTGGTATAGGGGACAAAGCAGGATCGGGCTTTCCTAAAATTTTGCGAGCTTGGCGAGAACAACAATGGTTTACACCGCTGGTTTCCGAAAAATTAAACGTTAACTTGATTACTGTTTCTCTACCAACAGTTAGCTTGATACCAGAGGAAATTGATAAAGAACTACGCAGTATTGTCGGAGAAAAGTATCGCTATCTTTCAGAACTCGACCGAATGATTCTGGTTCTGGCTCATCGTCTCGGAGATATTAACAATACCGACATACAATGCTATAGCAAGCAGCACCCCCGGGACATTGGAGACCGTTTGAAGGACTTGGTTGAGAGCGGCTGTTTGCAGAAATACGGTCACGGTCGCGGGACGTATTACAGTTTACCTGACACTGCCAGTTCTAACCTGCTTTCACTTATCCAACTTCCGGTATCTTCCTCCCTCAACTCCGATCGTTTGACGGAAAGCTCCGATCGTTTGACGGAAAGCTCCGATCGTTTGACGGAAAGCTCCGATCGTTTGGAACAACTGAAGGCAGTGGCAGAACCCGTAAGAAGCAAGGGAAAGGTTAACCCAAAGCAAATGCAAGATGCGATCTTAAAAGTTTGCCAAGACGCTTTTCTAACGCAGCAACAGTTGGCAGAAGTATTAGATCGCTCTCCTCATACCCTAAGAAGGCGCTACTTACAGGATTTAGTCAAAAAAGGCTTATTGGAGCTTCGTTATCCGGATAAATTAACTCATCCCGCTCAAGCTTACCGAACAAAACGGGATAGTGAGTAA
- a CDS encoding HAD family hydrolase: MSSDRPDILALDFDGVLCDGLLEYFQSSWRAYCQVWQPETLEPPAELEASFMRSRPVIETGWEMPLLIRALILGVSEAEILGDWLPIASGLLMSEGIEAKILGKTLDAVRDDWMVQDLGGWLGLHRFYPEIAEKVRQTIAAQGTQVIVITTKEGRFTQRLLQQQAIELPPTSIIGKEVKQPKHETLRQIIADRGSASVWFVEDRLKTLQLIEQQPDLGDVGLYLGDWGYNTEVERESARQDARIKVLSRDRFAGEFAGWNE; the protein is encoded by the coding sequence ATGTCCTCCGATCGCCCCGATATTCTCGCTCTAGATTTTGACGGCGTACTCTGCGACGGATTGCTGGAGTATTTCCAATCCTCTTGGCGCGCCTACTGCCAAGTTTGGCAGCCAGAAACGCTGGAACCACCCGCCGAGTTAGAAGCCAGTTTTATGCGATCGCGTCCGGTTATCGAGACGGGGTGGGAAATGCCCCTCCTCATCCGCGCGCTAATTTTAGGGGTTTCGGAAGCTGAGATTTTAGGCGATTGGTTGCCCATTGCCTCGGGCTTATTAATGTCGGAGGGGATCGAAGCCAAAATCTTGGGGAAAACCTTGGATGCGGTGCGCGATGATTGGATGGTGCAAGATTTGGGCGGATGGTTGGGATTGCACCGCTTTTATCCGGAGATTGCCGAAAAAGTGCGACAAACGATCGCGGCACAAGGGACGCAGGTTATCGTTATTACCACCAAAGAAGGGCGTTTTACCCAACGCTTGCTGCAACAACAAGCGATCGAACTTCCCCCCACCTCAATTATCGGTAAAGAAGTCAAGCAACCCAAACACGAGACTTTACGGCAGATTATCGCCGATCGCGGCTCAGCGAGCGTCTGGTTTGTAGAAGATCGCCTGAAAACTTTACAACTGATCGAACAGCAGCCCGATTTAGGCGATGTGGGTTTGTATTTGGGCGACTGGGGCTACAATACCGAGGTAGAACGAGAGTCAGCGCGACAAGATGCGAGGATTAAAGTATTATCGCGCGATCGCTTTGCCGGAGAGTTTGCCGGTTGGAATGAATAG
- the tatC gene encoding twin-arginine translocase subunit TatC, translated as MATTQDAPNSPSTQPEDYLDEIPNEVEMSFFDHLEELRQRIFYSLLAVIVGAIGCFAFVRPLVQWLEIPAQGVKFLQLAPGEFFFVSLKVAGYSGILVASPVILYQIIQFVLPGLTRRERRFIGPVVLGSSVLFFAGLAFSYIALVPAALNFFITYGADVVEQAWSIERYFEFVLLLMFCTGIAFQIPAIQFILGALGIISSAQMFSGWRYVVLGSVILGAVLTPSTDPVTQSLLAGAVLFLYFGGIGAVKLIGR; from the coding sequence ATGGCAACCACCCAAGACGCACCCAACTCACCCTCTACCCAACCCGAAGACTATCTCGACGAAATCCCCAACGAAGTCGAGATGTCGTTTTTCGATCACCTCGAAGAATTGCGCCAGCGGATATTTTACTCGCTTCTAGCGGTTATTGTCGGCGCGATCGGCTGTTTTGCCTTCGTGCGTCCCCTCGTCCAATGGCTCGAAATTCCCGCGCAAGGCGTAAAATTCCTGCAACTCGCCCCGGGCGAATTCTTCTTCGTCTCCCTCAAAGTCGCCGGTTATAGTGGCATTCTCGTTGCCAGTCCCGTCATCCTCTACCAAATCATTCAATTCGTTCTCCCCGGACTCACCCGTCGCGAACGTCGCTTCATCGGTCCGGTTGTACTCGGTTCCAGCGTCCTCTTTTTCGCCGGACTTGCCTTTTCCTATATTGCCCTAGTTCCCGCCGCCCTCAACTTTTTCATTACCTACGGCGCGGATGTCGTCGAACAAGCTTGGTCTATCGAACGTTACTTTGAATTCGTTCTCTTGCTCATGTTTTGTACCGGAATTGCCTTCCAAATTCCCGCCATTCAATTCATCTTGGGCGCATTAGGAATTATTAGTTCCGCCCAAATGTTTTCCGGTTGGCGCTACGTCGTATTGGGTTCGGTTATCTTAGGGGCAGTCCTCACCCCATCCACCGATCCCGTCACGCAATCGCTGCTCGCTGGAGCGGTATTATTCCTTTATTTTGGCGGCATTGGAGCCGTAAAATTAATCGGGCGGTAA
- a CDS encoding FAD-dependent oxidoreductase gives MQTQSPKIIVVGAGWAGLGATHHLAQQGYNVTLLEAAPYPGGLVAGWKTPSGRSVEAGIHGFWYPYRNIFHLVERLQLQPFTPFTRSSQYSPHGLEVESPIFQNEPRLPTPLGTFLYTQFKRLPLIDRLSALPLLYALLDFDNSHEAWQRYDKVTARELFKQFGVSARLYAESFEPMLLVGLFAPGEQCSAAAALGMLYYFILAHQPDFDVVWCRGTVGERIFKPWVQQIENAGGKVLTNRRVNDILLDETGNANAVVCDEEVFEADAVIFATSVSGIKKIVAGSETLNRYAEFRNLSNLGGIDVLAVRLWCDRKVNIPLPSNACFGFDATTGWTFFDLNTLHDDYRDEPGSVIEADFYHANQLLGMSDAEIVAKVCRDIATCIPEFSSAKIIDSSVVRVRQGVTHFAPGSYQYLLPAQTSIPNVLMSGDWVVTRHGSWSQEKAYVTGLEAANLVVNRFGLGQKAEIIPVEADEPHIQAGRWLNQSVRQMVGGWLPDFWLP, from the coding sequence ATGCAAACCCAATCCCCCAAAATCATCGTCGTCGGTGCGGGTTGGGCGGGACTCGGTGCAACCCACCACCTCGCCCAACAAGGCTACAACGTCACCCTCCTCGAAGCCGCCCCCTATCCCGGCGGATTAGTCGCCGGTTGGAAAACCCCCAGCGGGCGTTCCGTCGAAGCCGGAATTCACGGCTTTTGGTATCCCTACCGCAACATCTTCCACCTCGTCGAACGACTGCAACTGCAACCCTTCACCCCCTTTACTCGTTCCTCCCAATACTCCCCCCACGGACTCGAAGTTGAATCGCCCATCTTCCAAAACGAACCGCGACTCCCCACCCCCCTCGGAACCTTCCTCTACACCCAATTCAAACGCCTGCCCCTCATCGACAGACTTTCCGCCCTGCCCCTCCTCTACGCCCTTCTCGACTTCGACAACTCCCACGAAGCATGGCAGCGTTACGATAAAGTTACCGCCCGCGAACTCTTCAAACAATTTGGCGTATCGGCACGACTTTATGCCGAATCCTTTGAACCGATGCTGCTGGTGGGACTCTTTGCCCCGGGCGAACAGTGCAGCGCCGCCGCAGCCCTGGGAATGCTTTATTACTTCATTTTGGCTCACCAACCCGATTTCGATGTCGTCTGGTGTCGGGGAACGGTGGGAGAACGCATCTTTAAACCCTGGGTACAGCAGATTGAAAATGCGGGCGGAAAGGTTTTAACGAATCGGCGCGTTAACGACATCCTCCTGGATGAAACAGGCAATGCCAACGCCGTCGTTTGCGACGAAGAAGTGTTTGAGGCGGATGCGGTTATCTTTGCAACCAGCGTTAGCGGGATAAAGAAAATTGTTGCTGGAAGTGAAACTTTGAATCGCTACGCAGAATTCCGCAACCTGAGCAATTTAGGGGGAATTGATGTTTTAGCCGTGCGCTTGTGGTGCGATCGCAAAGTGAATATTCCTTTACCATCCAATGCTTGTTTTGGCTTCGATGCAACCACAGGCTGGACGTTTTTCGATCTCAATACTTTGCACGACGACTATCGCGACGAACCGGGCAGCGTTATTGAAGCAGATTTCTACCATGCCAATCAGTTATTGGGAATGAGCGATGCAGAAATTGTCGCCAAAGTTTGCCGGGATATTGCAACTTGTATTCCCGAATTTAGCAGTGCGAAAATCATCGATAGTAGTGTCGTTCGCGTGCGGCAGGGCGTAACCCATTTTGCCCCCGGAAGCTATCAGTATCTCTTGCCCGCACAGACGAGTATTCCGAATGTTTTAATGAGCGGGGATTGGGTTGTTACTCGCCACGGTTCTTGGTCGCAAGAAAAAGCTTACGTGACGGGTTTGGAGGCAGCGAATTTAGTCGTTAACCGCTTTGGATTGGGGCAGAAAGCCGAGATTATCCCAGTAGAGGCAGACGAACCGCATATTCAAGCTGGGCGGTGGCTGAACCAATCGGTGCGGCAGATGGTTGGGGGTTGGTTGCCGGATTTTTGGTTGCCCTAA